The segment CGCCACCCCAAGTTCGCCGCCGGTGACAAGGTGGTGGGCATGGGCGGCTGGCAGGAATACAGCGTGGTCGACGCCAACCAGCCTGGCGCCGTGCGCAAGGTGGACACCACGCACGTGCCGCTGAGCCACTACCTGGGGGCAGTCGGCATGCCCGGGGTGACGGCCTGGTATGGCCTGGTCAAGATCATCGACCCCAAGGCCGGCGAGACCATGGTGGTCAGCGCGGCTTCGGGCGCCGTCGGCAGCGCCTACGGCGCTCTTGCCAAGGCACGCGGCTGCCGTGTGGTGGGCGTTGCCGGTGGCAAGGACAAGTGCGACTACGTGGTGAACGAACTCGGCTTTGACGCCTGCATCGACTACAAGCAGCACAAGGATGCGGGCTCGCTCTCCAAGGCGCTCAAGCAGGCCTGCCCCAACGGCATCGACGGTTATTTCGAGAACGTGGGCGGTATGGTGCTGGACGCCGTGCTGCTGCGCATGAACGCCCACGGCCGCATTGCGGTCTGCGGCATGATCGCCGGCTACGATGGCCAGCCCATGCCCCTGGCCAACCCGGCCCTGATCCTGGTCAACCGGCTCAAGGTGCAGGGTTTCATCGTCAGCGAGCACATGGAGATCTGGCCCGAGGCGCTCAAGGAACTCGGCACCCTGGTCGGCACCGGCAAGCTGCGTCCGCGCGAGAGCGTGGCGCCTGACCTGGCAGCGGCGCCCGAGGCTTTCCTGGGCCTGCTCAAGGGCAGGAACTTCGGCAAGCAGCTGGTCAAGCTCATCTAGGGCCTGTTCACACCATGGACCATGCCCCGCACCCGCAGAACAGCGCTGGAGCAGGGCAGGCCATCGCCAGGAGGGGCGAGGAGTTTCGCGACGATCTGCGTACGCCGGGCAGCCGTAATGCCCAGGCCCGACGCCTGCTGTCGGCCGAGGAACTGGCACCGCTCACCACCCTGTCGGATAGCCGCTCGATGCTGGCCGTGATGCAGACGGTGCTGCTGGCTGCATGCGGCATGGTCCTGGCCCTGTCCGCATGGCCAACGCCGTGGTGGTGGGCGGGTGGCCTGGCCGGCTTGATGTTGATCGGTGTGGCCCAGCACGGGCTCTTCATCCTGGCGCACGAGGCCGCGCATTACCGTCTGCTGTCCAACCGTGCACTCAACGATGGGCTGGGCCGCCTGATCGGCATGAGCGGCGGTGTCTCCATGTGCACCTACCGTGTCACGCACCGCCTGCACCACAACAACCTCTATGGCCCCGAAGACCCGGACACGGCCATCCACGGCGGTTATCCGCGCGGCCAGGCCTATCTGTGGAAAAAACTGGCGCAGGATCTGATCGGCTGGAACGCCTGGAAAACCTACGCCTACTTCTTCGGCTCGCCGGCCATCAACGAGGACACGAAGCGGCGCATCTCCCCGCTGGACGACACCTCGCCGCAACTGCGCGCCGCGGCCCGGCGCGATCGCTGGGGCGTGGCGGCCTTCCATCTTCTGGCGCCTGTCTGCGCCACGCTGATCGGCGGCCTCGACGGCCTGCTGATCTACCTGGCCCTGTGGACCCTGCCGCTGCTTACGACGCTGCAGCCCATCCTGCGCCTGCGGGCCATTTGCGAACACGGTGCGGTGCGCGACCTCACATCGCCCCTGACGGCGGCGCGCACCAACCGGACCTGGGGCAGCGTGGGCAACTGGCTTGGGCGTTTTTTCCTGTTCCCGCACCACGTGAACTACCACCTGGAACACCACCTGTATCCGGCCGTGCCCCATTACAACCTGCCACGCCTGCACCGGTTGCTGATGGCAAAGAACGCCTTGCATGAAGCCGAGGTGCGTGACCTGGCCGAAACCTGGACCCAGATCTTTGCAGCACGCAGGCCGCGGGACGCCAGCCCACATTAAACGAGGAGCAAAAATGATCAAGGATTTCGCCGGCAAGACCGCTGTGCTGACCGGTGCCGGTTCCGGTTTCGGGCTGGAGTGCGCGCGCATCGGCGCCCGTCTGGGCATGAAACTGGTACTCGCCGATGTGCAGCAGGACGCGCTGGAGCGTGCCGCCGCCGAGATGAAAGCGACCGGCGCCGAGGTGCTGGCCCAGCAGGTCGACGTCTCGGATGCCGCCCAGATGGAGCATCTCGCACGCCGTGTTCAGGAGCGCTTCGGTGCACCGCATTTCGTGTTCAACAATGCCGGCGTGGGCGCAGGCGGCCTGGTCTGGGAAAACACCGTGCAGGATTGGCAGTGGGTGCTGGGCGTCAACCTCTGGGGCGTGATCCACGGCGTGCGCCTGTTCACGCCCATGATGCTGGAGGCCGCGCAGAAGGATCCGTCCTACCGCGGCCACATTGTCAACACGGCCAGCATGGCTGGCCTGCTGAACCCGCCCAATATGGGCGTCTACAACGTCAGCAAGCATGCCGTGGTCTCGCTCAGCGAGACGCTGTACCAGGACCTGGCGCTGGTGACGGAGCAGGTGGGCGCCTCGGTGCTGTGCCCCTATTTCGTGCCCACCGGCATCCACCAGAGCGAACGCAACCGGCCGGACGAACTGGCCATGGCCAAGCCCACCCGCAGCCAGCTCATCGGCCAGGCCATGAGCGACAAGGCGGTGAGCTCGGGCAAGGTGACGGCGGCCGAGGTGGCGCAGAAGGTCTTCGATGCCATGGCGGCGGGCCAGTTCTACATCTACAGCCACCCCAAGGCCATTGCCTCGGTGCAGACGCGCCTGGAAGACATCATGCAGGCGCGCAACCCGACCGATCCTTTTGCCCACAAACCCGAACTGGGCGAGGAACTGCGCCGGGCGCTGCGTGCCGCCACGGGCTGAGCGCGCAGGACAGGAGTTCCGAACTTGTGAAGAAATCGTAGCGAGCGGCCCGAGCGCAAGGCGGACGGAGCGCAGCCACCGGAACGTACTTCCTGTACGTGAGGATGGCGACAACGCAGTTGCGGCATAGGCTAACTTTTGCGCAGCAAAAGTTAAGCGCAGCGGCCGGAGCCAACACCGCCCAACGCGGCGATCGGGCCGCGCAGTAGATTTATTTGCAAGTTCTCAGTGGATCTTGGGCGGCGACTGCTTGTCGCTGTCGATCAGCAGATCGAGCTGGGCCAGCGGGTTGTTCTGCCGGTCCTGCGCCTCGACGAAGTGCAGCAGTTCGACGTTCTTGATGAAGCTGGCAGCCGAGGAGACCTCCAGCAGCTTCTCGGGCGCCATGGGGCGGGCCACCGCATAACCCTGCACGTAGTCCACGCCGATCTCCGCCAGGGCCTGGACCGTGGCCGCATCCTCGGCCCATTCGGCAATGGTCTTCATGCCGAGGTTGCGTGCCAGGTTGACGATGGCCTCGACGATGGACACATTGGCCGGATGCTGGTTCATGTTGACGACAAAACTGCCGTCGATCTTGAGCAGGTCCGCGGGCAACTCCTTGAGGTAGGAGAAGGAGGTGTAGCCGGCGCCGAAGTCGTCCAGCGCCACCCGGGCGCCATAACCACGCACCTTGTCGATGAAACGACGCGTGTTCTTCAGGTCATGCAGGGCAATGCTCTCGGTGATCTCGATGCACAGGAAGCTGGAGATGTGGCTGTTGCGACGCAGCATGTCGAACACTTCCAGCATGAACTCCTCGTCGTTGAGCGAGGCGCCGCTGAGGTTGATGCAGACGAACTGGGTGCGCAGCAGCTTGGCACGGTGCTGGTCCAACCAGGCCAGGGTGGTGGTCAGGACCCAGTGGTCGATCTTGCTCATGCGCCCGCTGTCCTCGGCCGCTGCAATCACGCGGCTGACGGGCACCAGCTCTCCGGCGGTATCGCGCATGCGCAGCAGCACCTCGAAGTTGAGCGCATCGTTCGGACGCGTCAGCGACATGATGGGCTGCATCTCCAGATAGAGGCCGGCGATGTTTTCACTGGCGGAGAGCTCGCCGATGAGGCGGATCTCGGCCTGATGTTCCTTGAAGGCGGGCGAACCATGCTCGTACACGACCAGTCCGCGGTACTGGCCGGTCTTGGCTTCGCGGCAGGCGCGGTCGGAGGTGGAAAGGACTTCCTTGAACTGCGTGCCCGGGCTGACCTCGATCAGGCCGATGGAACCGCGCACATAGAAGGCCTTCTCTCCCACGCGGAAAGGCTTGTCGTCGATGCTGTCGATGATGCCGCGGCTGATCACCGTGGCCAGCGGCATGCGCGTGTCGGGCAGCAGGATGACGAACTCGTCCCCGCCGACACGCCCCAGCCGCATATGGCCGGCCAGCAGGCTGTTGACGCGGTGGCAGACCTGCCGCAGCACCTCGTCACCCGCATTGTGGCCGTAGAGATCGTTGATGAGCTTGAAGCGGTCCAGGTCCAGGTAAGCCAGGGCCAGGGGGTGCGCATCATCGACGGCCGCCACCGCCTCGTTGAAGGCCTTCTCGACACCACGCCGGTTCAGCACCTTGGTCAGCGCATCGTTATCCGCCAGGAAGTTCAGCTCCTCGGCGGCAATGGACTTGTCGGTCACATCCTGCAGGGAACCTTCGATCTTGTCACCGGAGAGGGCCGCCTTGACCAGGTAACGGCGCGGCGCCTCGAAGCCGGTCACGTCCATCTGGCTGCGGATCTCGATATCACCGTCCTGCCGGTTCTGCACCAGGTCGAGCAGTTGTTGCCAGATGTCGGCCCCGAAATACTGCTGCCAGGTGTTGTGCGTCGTCTTGAAGGCGCGCGACCCCAGCATCTTGCGCAAGGCGGGATTGATGCTCGTGAAGCGGCCCTGCAGATCCAGGGTGAACATGCCGATGGGGAGGACGTCGTACGCATGCTGCAACTGGGCCTGGGCCGCCAGCCGTGCTTTGTGCTCCTGTCGCATCTGTTCGGCAATCGCCAGGGAAATCAGAAGCGCCGAAGCCAAGGTGACGATGACCGTGTTGAGGGATTCATCTAGCCCCTTGGTCCCCATCGATGCGGCAAAGATATCGAACAGGGTCGATATCATGGTGACGCCAAGCGACGCCGCGTAAAGGATGGCAACCCGGTTGCGATTCACGATCACAATCCGCCCCAGGACATAAACGAAAAAGGGCGCCCAGACAGCTCCCAGGGCCCACATCGTCGGCAAAAATATGTGCCTCGGCAGGAAAGCGGCCGCCATGAAAAGCGCCATGCATAGCCACTGGAGTATCGTGATCGGAAGCGCATAGCGCATCCTGCGAAGATCCTCGATGAACAGCTCTTTGAATAGAGTGACCGTCAACAAGGCCCACGCCGCGCGAGTAAATGAGCGTCCCTGGGGCAACCAGTCGGGTGGCACCGCATGGTTGAGCCACTGGTCATCCCAGCCGCCAGCGGTGGCGCTTAGCCGTACCGTCACGATCAGCCACGCAGCGAAGACCAGATAAAGACGCTGTCGGTTCAAGATCGCGGTGATCAGCACAAAAACGGCCAGGACCAATATCCCGCCATCGATCAGGCCTGACTTGCGGTGGTAGTCCCGGATCGCTATATCGAACCGGTCGCGATCCCACAATTCCGCACTCAGTCTGGCGGGCCCGACAAATGAACCGCGGCAGATCACATCGCGGACAGACAGGGAGATAGGCATCGCATGCCCCGCCATGGCGCGGTAGATGGTCTGCTCATGGCCGTGACCCGTCGTGCCACCGATAGGGCTGAGGCTCTGCCCCTCCCAGCATTGAAGTTCTACAGCATGCTTGGACGGGAATTCGATCAACCTGGGCTGGGGCCCTGATCCCAGGTCCGGGACCTTAAAACCGAACCAGATCGGAAGCTCGGACAGGTTGGTTTTGTAGAACTTGCTCGTTGGCGCCGTGGCAAGACGGGCCTTGGCGTCTTCCACCGCCAGCGGGGTGGCTGAAGGCTCGAGCACCTGGAGTTCGAATTGAACCTCGGATTGGCTACGGTAGAGATTGGGCCAAAGGAACAGCGCGGCCAACGAGACCAGGGCAATCGCAAGAGGAATCCCATTGAACGCGATGGCGTTGGATATGCGATCCAAGCCTCGGGAAATCGCGTTCGCTACGGATATCAGCCCTTGTGACAGTGCTGTCAAGATCGGTTCCCTTGTTTTTTGTTCCATTCCAAAGCCAGGAACGGACTGGCCAAGCAATCCACATGGTCAATCAGTGGATTGCTGGGCGTTAGGATAGCGCGATCTCGACGCGTTTGGCTATGTTTCCAGGAAAATTAGCCCCTTGCACCTGCTGAATGTTGTGCGAAAGTGGACTTCATCTTTTCCTCATCGCCACTCCAGCTGCGCGGCTCCAGGCAACTCCGCTGGATGTCCGGGTGTTGCGTATAGAAGAAAAATTCCAGAAGCGGATTGTTGCTTGCGACCAGCCGATCATGGAAGGCGCGGACTTCCAGTCCCAATACGCGGTGCGGAATATTGTTCTGCTTGGGCAGGAAAGTCTTGCCGGGAAGCACGTCTGCAAGGGTGAGCTGTTCGTACATGCGGTCCAGGGGGGGCCTCGCACCTACAAGGATCCAGTCCACGTGGTTGTGCGCGCAGTACTGGTACACCGCTTTGAGAAGCAACATCCTGACCAGACGGCCAGGCATACCATGCGCCACCCCCAAACGCCTGACTTCCGCTATCGTCTTGTTGCGCAACCCATCCGGTAAAGCGACGAATTGCTCCAGATTCAAGGG is part of the Rhodoferax sp. BAB1 genome and harbors:
- a CDS encoding fatty acid desaturase family protein, which produces MDHAPHPQNSAGAGQAIARRGEEFRDDLRTPGSRNAQARRLLSAEELAPLTTLSDSRSMLAVMQTVLLAACGMVLALSAWPTPWWWAGGLAGLMLIGVAQHGLFILAHEAAHYRLLSNRALNDGLGRLIGMSGGVSMCTYRVTHRLHHNNLYGPEDPDTAIHGGYPRGQAYLWKKLAQDLIGWNAWKTYAYFFGSPAINEDTKRRISPLDDTSPQLRAAARRDRWGVAAFHLLAPVCATLIGGLDGLLIYLALWTLPLLTTLQPILRLRAICEHGAVRDLTSPLTAARTNRTWGSVGNWLGRFFLFPHHVNYHLEHHLYPAVPHYNLPRLHRLLMAKNALHEAEVRDLAETWTQIFAARRPRDASPH
- a CDS encoding putative bifunctional diguanylate cyclase/phosphodiesterase → MEQKTREPILTALSQGLISVANAISRGLDRISNAIAFNGIPLAIALVSLAALFLWPNLYRSQSEVQFELQVLEPSATPLAVEDAKARLATAPTSKFYKTNLSELPIWFGFKVPDLGSGPQPRLIEFPSKHAVELQCWEGQSLSPIGGTTGHGHEQTIYRAMAGHAMPISLSVRDVICRGSFVGPARLSAELWDRDRFDIAIRDYHRKSGLIDGGILVLAVFVLITAILNRQRLYLVFAAWLIVTVRLSATAGGWDDQWLNHAVPPDWLPQGRSFTRAAWALLTVTLFKELFIEDLRRMRYALPITILQWLCMALFMAAAFLPRHIFLPTMWALGAVWAPFFVYVLGRIVIVNRNRVAILYAASLGVTMISTLFDIFAASMGTKGLDESLNTVIVTLASALLISLAIAEQMRQEHKARLAAQAQLQHAYDVLPIGMFTLDLQGRFTSINPALRKMLGSRAFKTTHNTWQQYFGADIWQQLLDLVQNRQDGDIEIRSQMDVTGFEAPRRYLVKAALSGDKIEGSLQDVTDKSIAAEELNFLADNDALTKVLNRRGVEKAFNEAVAAVDDAHPLALAYLDLDRFKLINDLYGHNAGDEVLRQVCHRVNSLLAGHMRLGRVGGDEFVILLPDTRMPLATVISRGIIDSIDDKPFRVGEKAFYVRGSIGLIEVSPGTQFKEVLSTSDRACREAKTGQYRGLVVYEHGSPAFKEHQAEIRLIGELSASENIAGLYLEMQPIMSLTRPNDALNFEVLLRMRDTAGELVPVSRVIAAAEDSGRMSKIDHWVLTTTLAWLDQHRAKLLRTQFVCINLSGASLNDEEFMLEVFDMLRRNSHISSFLCIEITESIALHDLKNTRRFIDKVRGYGARVALDDFGAGYTSFSYLKELPADLLKIDGSFVVNMNQHPANVSIVEAIVNLARNLGMKTIAEWAEDAATVQALAEIGVDYVQGYAVARPMAPEKLLEVSSAASFIKNVELLHFVEAQDRQNNPLAQLDLLIDSDKQSPPKIH
- a CDS encoding SDR family oxidoreductase, which translates into the protein MIKDFAGKTAVLTGAGSGFGLECARIGARLGMKLVLADVQQDALERAAAEMKATGAEVLAQQVDVSDAAQMEHLARRVQERFGAPHFVFNNAGVGAGGLVWENTVQDWQWVLGVNLWGVIHGVRLFTPMMLEAAQKDPSYRGHIVNTASMAGLLNPPNMGVYNVSKHAVVSLSETLYQDLALVTEQVGASVLCPYFVPTGIHQSERNRPDELAMAKPTRSQLIGQAMSDKAVSSGKVTAAEVAQKVFDAMAAGQFYIYSHPKAIASVQTRLEDIMQARNPTDPFAHKPELGEELRRALRAATG
- a CDS encoding NADP-dependent oxidoreductase, with translation MPANRQILLDNRPEGEATTANFKLVTVQTPALQDGQVLVRHHFLSLDPYMRGRMNDSKSYAQPQPLGEVMIGGTVGEVVESRHPKFAAGDKVVGMGGWQEYSVVDANQPGAVRKVDTTHVPLSHYLGAVGMPGVTAWYGLVKIIDPKAGETMVVSAASGAVGSAYGALAKARGCRVVGVAGGKDKCDYVVNELGFDACIDYKQHKDAGSLSKALKQACPNGIDGYFENVGGMVLDAVLLRMNAHGRIAVCGMIAGYDGQPMPLANPALILVNRLKVQGFIVSEHMEIWPEALKELGTLVGTGKLRPRESVAPDLAAAPEAFLGLLKGRNFGKQLVKLI